In Streptomyces violaceusniger Tu 4113, one DNA window encodes the following:
- a CDS encoding amino acid permease has protein sequence MSEQSLRQEDREQQQAGHPVHVDAGDAGYSKSLKARHVNMIAIGGAIGTGLFLGAGGRLKDAGPSLAVAYAVCGIFAFLVVRALGELVLHRPSSGAFVSYAREFLGEKGAFVAGWMYFLNWATTGVADITAVATYTHYWGMFTEIPQWVIALIALAVVLTVNLISVKIFGEMEFWFAIIKVGALVVFMAIGIFLLVTREQVAGNSTGPSLITDHGGVFPHGALPMLLVIQGVVFAYASVELVGVAAGETENPEKIMPKAINSIMWRVGLFYVGSVVLLSMLLPSDSYSGDQSPFVTVLSKIGVPAAGGVMNLVVLTAAMSSLNSGLYSTGRILRSMAMSGSAPKFTGVMSRTQVPYGGILLTAFFCVLGVGLNYVMPDKAFEIVLNFAAIGILSTWAVIMLCHLLFWRRAQAGQLTRPGYRLPGSPYTEIVTLGFLASVLVLMWADGGPSRLTVMALPAILAALVIGWFASRGRMKDPR, from the coding sequence GTGAGCGAGCAGTCCCTCCGGCAAGAAGACCGCGAACAGCAGCAGGCCGGGCACCCCGTGCATGTGGACGCGGGCGACGCCGGTTACAGCAAGTCCCTCAAGGCCCGGCATGTCAACATGATCGCCATCGGCGGCGCGATCGGCACCGGCCTCTTCCTCGGCGCCGGCGGGCGGCTCAAGGACGCCGGGCCGTCACTGGCCGTGGCGTACGCGGTCTGCGGCATCTTCGCCTTCCTGGTGGTGCGCGCCCTGGGCGAGCTGGTGCTGCACCGGCCGTCCTCCGGGGCGTTCGTCTCCTACGCCCGTGAGTTCCTCGGCGAGAAGGGCGCCTTCGTCGCGGGCTGGATGTACTTCCTGAACTGGGCCACCACCGGCGTCGCCGACATCACGGCCGTGGCGACCTACACCCACTACTGGGGGATGTTCACCGAGATCCCGCAGTGGGTGATCGCCCTGATCGCGCTCGCCGTGGTGCTCACGGTCAACCTGATCTCGGTGAAGATCTTCGGCGAGATGGAGTTCTGGTTCGCGATCATCAAGGTCGGCGCGCTTGTCGTCTTCATGGCGATCGGCATCTTCCTGCTGGTCACCCGTGAGCAGGTGGCCGGCAACAGCACCGGCCCCAGCCTGATCACCGACCACGGCGGCGTCTTCCCGCACGGTGCGCTGCCGATGCTGCTGGTCATCCAGGGCGTCGTCTTCGCCTACGCCTCCGTGGAACTGGTCGGCGTGGCCGCCGGTGAGACCGAGAACCCCGAGAAGATCATGCCCAAGGCGATCAACTCCATCATGTGGCGCGTGGGCCTGTTCTACGTCGGCTCCGTGGTGCTGCTCTCGATGCTGCTGCCCTCCGACTCCTACTCGGGCGACCAGAGCCCCTTCGTCACCGTGCTGTCCAAGATCGGTGTCCCGGCGGCCGGCGGCGTGATGAACCTCGTCGTGCTCACCGCCGCGATGTCCAGCCTCAACTCCGGTCTCTACTCCACCGGCCGGATCCTGCGCTCGATGGCGATGTCCGGCTCCGCGCCCAAGTTCACCGGCGTCATGAGCCGTACCCAGGTGCCCTACGGAGGCATCCTCCTCACCGCCTTCTTCTGTGTGCTGGGCGTGGGCCTGAACTATGTGATGCCGGACAAGGCGTTCGAGATCGTGCTCAACTTCGCCGCGATCGGCATCCTCTCGACCTGGGCCGTGATCATGCTCTGTCATCTGCTGTTCTGGCGGCGCGCCCAGGCCGGCCAGCTCACCCGCCCCGGCTACCGGCTCCCCGGCTCCCCGTACACCGAGATCGTCACCCTGGGCTTCCTGGCCTCCGTCCTCGTCCTGATGTGGGCGGACGGCGGACCCAGCCGACTCACTGTGATGGCGCTTCCGGCGATCCTGGCGGCGCTGGTCATCGGCTGGTTCGCGTCCCGCGGCCGGATGAAGGACCCCCGGTGA
- a CDS encoding FadR/GntR family transcriptional regulator — MEAVLTHLREAIERGDYAVGDKLPSEAELCRRLEVSRPVLREALRALQTMGLTASRTGKGTFVISSGPVEDPTFGDYAASDLLEVRRHVEIPVAGYAALRRSAEDLDHLSHLLDRMERETDTTAWVAMDTLFHLAVAQAARNPVFRRVIEEIRDALARQSAFLNELGGRREQSNREHRAIVEALADGSEHDAVEAMTHHLERVETTLTSIVRPATADDRTTVPTEGGQQA, encoded by the coding sequence ATGGAAGCGGTTCTCACCCATCTCCGCGAGGCGATCGAGCGCGGCGACTACGCGGTGGGGGACAAACTCCCCTCCGAGGCGGAGCTGTGCCGTCGTCTGGAGGTCAGCCGACCGGTGCTCCGCGAGGCCCTGCGGGCCCTGCAGACCATGGGGCTGACCGCCTCACGCACCGGCAAGGGAACCTTCGTCATCTCCAGCGGGCCGGTGGAGGATCCCACCTTCGGCGACTACGCCGCAAGTGACCTCCTGGAGGTGCGCCGGCACGTCGAGATCCCGGTGGCGGGCTACGCGGCATTGCGCCGCTCCGCCGAGGACCTCGACCACCTGTCCCATCTGCTGGATCGGATGGAGCGGGAGACCGACACCACCGCATGGGTGGCGATGGACACGCTGTTCCATCTCGCCGTCGCCCAGGCGGCCCGGAATCCGGTCTTCCGTCGGGTCATCGAGGAGATCCGCGATGCCCTGGCCCGGCAGTCGGCATTTCTCAACGAGCTCGGCGGCCGCCGAGAGCAGTCCAACCGAGAACACCGGGCGATCGTCGAGGCGCTCGCCGACGGGTCCGAGCACGACGCGGTGGAAGCGATGACCCACCACCTCGAACGCGTGGAGACCACCCTGACCTCCATCGTGCGGCCCGCCACGGCGGACGACCGGACGACAGTACCGACGGAAGGCGGACAGCAGGCGTGA
- a CDS encoding sugar ABC transporter substrate-binding protein codes for MRHRLTTATATLLLLCGPAAAGCGGEADPDRVGVVLPLLTSPFWEAYNDDIPKQAAKAGVRILPTVNSNNQPGKQITDIDNLLAQEVKGLVVSPVDSAAVGPGLNAARRAHVPVVAVDVAPDRGKVAIVVRADNRAFGVKACRSLGRAVRRGTVVQIQGDLASVNGRDRTAAFDRCMARHYPDIKVLDIPAAWQAERAAAGLEALYSAHPGIKGIYLQAGGVYLAPTLHTLQSHHALAPVGRRGHITIVSNDGIPQELAAIRKGLIDATVSQPANLYAVYAMRYIKQAMAEKPFKPGPTRHDSTIVRLPGGNLEDQLPAPLVTRANVDNRSLWGNQV; via the coding sequence ATGCGCCACCGCCTCACCACCGCCACCGCGACCCTTCTCCTGCTGTGCGGCCCGGCCGCCGCGGGCTGCGGGGGCGAGGCGGACCCGGACCGGGTCGGCGTGGTGCTGCCGCTGCTGACCTCGCCCTTCTGGGAGGCGTACAACGACGACATCCCGAAGCAGGCCGCCAAGGCGGGCGTGCGGATCCTGCCGACGGTCAACTCCAATAACCAACCGGGCAAACAGATCACCGATATCGACAATCTGCTGGCCCAGGAGGTCAAGGGCCTGGTCGTCTCCCCGGTCGACTCCGCCGCCGTCGGCCCCGGGCTGAACGCCGCCCGGCGCGCCCATGTGCCGGTCGTCGCCGTCGATGTGGCCCCCGACCGGGGCAAGGTCGCCATCGTGGTACGGGCCGACAACCGGGCGTTCGGCGTCAAGGCCTGCCGGAGCCTCGGCCGGGCCGTGCGGCGGGGCACGGTGGTGCAGATCCAGGGCGATCTGGCCTCGGTCAACGGCCGGGACCGCACGGCCGCCTTCGACCGCTGCATGGCGCGGCACTACCCGGACATCAAGGTCCTGGACATCCCCGCGGCCTGGCAGGCGGAACGGGCGGCGGCCGGTCTGGAGGCCCTCTACAGCGCCCACCCCGGCATCAAGGGCATCTACCTCCAGGCCGGCGGTGTCTATCTGGCGCCCACCCTGCACACCCTCCAGAGCCACCACGCCCTGGCCCCGGTGGGCCGCCGGGGCCACATCACCATCGTCTCCAACGACGGTATCCCGCAGGAGCTGGCCGCGATCCGCAAGGGTCTCATTGACGCCACCGTCTCCCAGCCGGCGAACCTCTACGCCGTCTACGCCATGCGCTACATCAAGCAGGCCATGGCCGAGAAGCCCTTCAAGCCGGGGCCGACCCGCCACGACAGCACCATCGTCCGGCTGCCCGGCGGCAATCTGGAGGATCAGCTCCCCGCCCCGCTGGTGACCCGGGCCAATGTCGACAACCGCTCCCTGTGGGGCAACCAGGTATGA
- a CDS encoding SpoIIE family protein phosphatase produces MAIPEGIVPTETHVPFDMADAASALIDATGIIIGWTPAAERLLGYPAADAMKQPARMLLATPEDAAQAEAIGSWCQAHDGWGGLGRLRHRDGHRIEVGLRISAMRNPGGDVSWLVSGIDVGSIPTWALSGSLLQAFLTRSPVGMAVLSPDLRYVWINDTLERYGGLPREERIGRRMADCLPGLNTEALEAQLRQVLETGRPVIDYEYRGWTVAQPHREHAYSTSFFRLDNAEGRPVAVCHMVIDVTDRWRARERLALLNEAGAHIGSTLDVMRTAEELADFAVPRLADFVTVDLLDSVLRGEEPLEAPGDTLPAFRRAGQASIREGCPESIARPGDAVAVSPTSPFACCFFSGEALLDPVMDSSISAWSGDDPARTAKVREFGMRSLMVAPIGARGAILGVASFVRSRHPDPFEEDDLLLAEELVARAALNLDNARRYSREHAAALALQRSLLPHALSGGQAVEVASRYLPTDARNGVGGDWFDVIPLSGARVALVVGDVVGHGINAAATMGRLRTAVHTLADMDLPPEELLAHLDDLVIRLTEEESGQEGVAAAVLGATCLYAIYDPVTQRCTMARAGHPTPAIVDPSGEVSFPALPAGPPLGLGSLPFESAELALPAGSLIALYTDGLIVTCNQDIDVGLGRLSNALGQAALPLEELCSTVIDALLTSPQTDDVALLLARTRALGTGHVVSWDLPCDPAVVASARSLAMRQLAEWGLEEVMTTTELIVSELVTNAIRHGIGPIRLRLIRHDVLICEVADTSSTSPRLRHARTTDEGGRGLFLVAQLTRRWGTRYTEGGKLIWAEQDLPEPA; encoded by the coding sequence ATGGCCATCCCCGAGGGAATCGTGCCGACCGAGACGCATGTCCCGTTCGACATGGCGGATGCGGCCTCGGCGCTGATCGACGCCACGGGGATCATCATCGGCTGGACCCCGGCGGCGGAGAGACTTCTCGGCTATCCGGCGGCCGACGCGATGAAGCAGCCGGCCAGGATGCTCCTGGCGACACCCGAGGACGCGGCGCAGGCCGAGGCGATCGGCTCATGGTGCCAGGCGCACGACGGCTGGGGCGGCCTGGGGCGGCTCCGGCACCGGGACGGCCACCGGATCGAGGTGGGGCTGCGGATCTCCGCGATGCGCAATCCGGGCGGCGATGTCTCCTGGCTGGTCTCCGGGATCGATGTGGGCTCCATCCCGACCTGGGCGCTGAGCGGCTCGCTGCTCCAGGCGTTCCTCACCCGGTCGCCGGTCGGGATGGCCGTGCTCAGCCCGGATCTGCGGTATGTGTGGATCAACGACACGCTGGAGCGCTACGGCGGGTTGCCCCGCGAGGAGCGGATAGGGCGCCGGATGGCGGACTGCCTGCCGGGGCTGAACACCGAGGCGCTCGAAGCGCAGCTTCGGCAGGTGCTGGAGACCGGCAGGCCGGTGATCGACTACGAGTACCGGGGCTGGACTGTGGCCCAGCCCCACCGCGAGCACGCGTACTCGACCTCCTTCTTCCGCCTGGACAACGCCGAGGGCCGTCCGGTGGCCGTGTGCCACATGGTCATCGACGTCACCGACCGCTGGCGGGCCCGGGAGCGGCTGGCCCTGCTCAACGAGGCCGGCGCACATATCGGCAGCACCCTGGACGTGATGCGCACCGCCGAGGAGCTGGCCGACTTCGCGGTGCCGCGGCTCGCCGACTTCGTCACCGTCGATCTGCTGGACTCCGTACTGCGCGGCGAGGAGCCCCTGGAGGCCCCCGGCGACACCCTGCCCGCCTTCCGCCGCGCCGGTCAGGCATCGATCCGGGAGGGCTGCCCGGAGTCCATCGCGCGGCCCGGGGACGCGGTCGCCGTCTCCCCCACGTCCCCCTTCGCCTGCTGTTTCTTCTCCGGGGAGGCCCTGCTCGACCCCGTGATGGACAGCTCCATCAGCGCCTGGTCCGGGGACGATCCGGCGCGGACGGCGAAGGTGCGCGAGTTCGGGATGCGGTCGCTGATGGTGGCGCCGATCGGGGCGCGCGGCGCCATCCTGGGCGTGGCCTCGTTCGTGCGCTCCCGCCATCCTGACCCGTTCGAGGAGGACGATCTGCTGCTCGCCGAGGAGCTGGTCGCGCGGGCCGCGCTGAACCTCGACAACGCCCGCCGCTACAGCCGTGAGCACGCCGCCGCGCTGGCCCTGCAGCGCAGTCTGCTGCCGCACGCCCTGAGCGGCGGCCAGGCCGTCGAGGTGGCCTCGCGCTATCTCCCCACGGACGCGCGCAACGGAGTCGGCGGCGACTGGTTCGATGTGATCCCGCTGTCCGGTGCCCGGGTGGCGCTGGTGGTCGGCGATGTGGTCGGGCACGGCATCAACGCCGCGGCCACCATGGGGCGATTGCGCACCGCCGTGCACACGCTCGCCGATATGGACCTGCCGCCCGAGGAGTTGCTGGCCCACCTCGACGACCTGGTCATCCGGCTCACCGAGGAGGAGAGCGGGCAGGAGGGCGTGGCGGCCGCGGTGCTGGGTGCCACGTGTCTGTACGCGATCTACGACCCGGTCACCCAGCGGTGCACGATGGCGCGGGCGGGACACCCGACCCCCGCGATCGTGGACCCCTCGGGCGAGGTCTCCTTCCCCGCGCTGCCCGCCGGTCCCCCGCTGGGCCTCGGGTCGCTGCCGTTCGAGTCGGCGGAGCTGGCGCTGCCCGCCGGAAGTCTGATCGCCCTCTACACCGACGGGCTCATCGTGACCTGCAACCAGGACATCGACGTCGGTCTCGGCCGGCTGAGCAACGCCCTCGGCCAGGCCGCGCTGCCGCTGGAGGAGCTCTGCTCCACGGTGATCGACGCCCTGCTGACCTCGCCGCAGACCGACGATGTGGCCCTGCTGCTGGCCCGTACGCGCGCTCTGGGCACCGGACATGTCGTCTCCTGGGACCTGCCCTGCGATCCGGCCGTCGTCGCCAGCGCCCGCTCCCTGGCCATGCGCCAGCTCGCCGAATGGGGTCTGGAGGAGGTGATGACGACCACGGAACTGATCGTCAGCGAACTGGTCACCAACGCCATCCGCCATGGCATCGGCCCCATCCGGCTACGGCTGATCCGGCACGACGTGCTGATCTGCGAGGTCGCCGACACCAGCAGCACCTCACCGCGGCTGCGCCACGCCCGCACCACCGACGAGGGCGGCCGCGGGCTGTTCCTCGTCGCCCAGCTGACCCGCCGCTGGGGGACCCGCTACACCGAGGGCGGCAAGCTCATCTGGGCCGAACAAGACCTCCCGGAACCGGCATGA
- the lnt gene encoding apolipoprotein N-acyltransferase: protein MALLAGALPALAFPEPSLWWWAYVALVPWLLLVRAAPTARRAMLDGWLGGAGFLLAVHHWLMPSLHVFIVILALLLGLLWVPWGWLTHRLLHGRPGPGRVAAALVLLPSVWLMAELVRSWQYLGGPWGLLGASQWQVAPALRLASVGGVWLLGFLLVVVNVAVAVLIAVARARTVALAGLTACGAAAAGAWAWVPQAKVPGTVRIAVVQPGGIQGPGPRFERSAELTRQLADRHVDLVVWGESSVAQDLTTHPELGRRLAGLSRTVGADLLVNVDARRGDMPGIYKSSVLIGPNGPTGQRYDKMRLVPFGEYIPARPLLGWATSVGKAAGEDRHRGTEPVVMKLPDALRIGPLVCFESAFPDMSRNLARDGAQVLVVQSSTSTFQGSWAPEQHASLAALRAAETWRPMVHATLTGESAVFGPRGEPVGQRMSTNAGAATVYTVPLGQGTSPYVRIGPWPVYGAMAALAVFCAAEGGRALRRRTGRPSDQGTDRSSDQRTDQPTPARP from the coding sequence ATGGCGCTGCTGGCGGGCGCGCTGCCCGCACTGGCCTTTCCCGAGCCCTCGCTGTGGTGGTGGGCGTATGTCGCGCTGGTGCCCTGGCTGCTGCTGGTGCGCGCGGCGCCCACCGCACGCCGCGCGATGCTGGACGGCTGGCTCGGCGGCGCCGGGTTCCTGCTCGCGGTGCACCACTGGCTGATGCCGAGCCTGCATGTGTTCATCGTGATACTGGCGCTGCTGCTGGGGCTGTTGTGGGTGCCCTGGGGGTGGCTGACACACCGGCTGCTGCACGGCCGCCCGGGCCCCGGGCGGGTGGCGGCGGCGCTGGTGCTGCTGCCGTCCGTATGGCTGATGGCCGAGCTGGTCCGGTCCTGGCAGTACCTCGGCGGGCCCTGGGGGCTGCTGGGCGCGAGCCAGTGGCAGGTGGCGCCCGCGCTGCGGCTGGCCTCGGTGGGCGGGGTATGGCTGCTCGGCTTTCTGCTGGTCGTGGTGAATGTCGCGGTGGCCGTGCTGATCGCGGTGGCCCGGGCCCGTACGGTGGCGCTGGCCGGGCTCACGGCGTGCGGCGCGGCGGCGGCCGGGGCGTGGGCCTGGGTGCCGCAGGCCAAGGTGCCCGGGACGGTACGGATCGCGGTGGTGCAGCCGGGGGGCATCCAGGGGCCGGGGCCGCGCTTCGAGCGCAGCGCGGAGCTGACCCGGCAGTTGGCCGACCGCCATGTCGATCTGGTGGTGTGGGGCGAGAGCAGCGTGGCCCAGGATCTGACCACCCATCCGGAGTTGGGCCGGCGGCTGGCCGGGCTGTCCCGGACGGTCGGCGCGGATCTGCTGGTCAACGTGGACGCGCGGCGCGGCGATATGCCCGGGATCTACAAGAGCTCGGTGCTGATCGGGCCGAACGGCCCGACGGGGCAGCGCTACGACAAGATGCGGCTGGTCCCCTTCGGGGAGTACATCCCGGCCCGGCCGCTGCTGGGCTGGGCCACCTCGGTGGGCAAGGCGGCCGGTGAGGACCGCCACCGGGGCACCGAGCCGGTGGTGATGAAGCTCCCGGATGCCCTGCGGATCGGGCCGCTGGTGTGCTTCGAGTCGGCGTTCCCGGACATGAGCCGGAACCTGGCGCGGGACGGGGCGCAGGTGCTCGTCGTCCAGTCCTCGACCTCGACCTTCCAGGGGAGCTGGGCGCCCGAGCAGCATGCCTCGCTGGCCGCGCTGCGCGCCGCCGAGACCTGGCGGCCGATGGTGCATGCCACGCTGACCGGGGAGAGCGCGGTGTTCGGGCCGCGCGGCGAGCCGGTGGGGCAGCGGATGTCCACCAATGCCGGCGCGGCCACCGTCTACACGGTGCCGCTGGGGCAGGGCACGAGCCCGTATGTGCGGATCGGGCCCTGGCCGGTGTACGGGGCGATGGCGGCGCTCGCCGTCTTCTGCGCGGCCGAGGGGGGCCGGGCGCTCAGACGGCGGACGGGCCGGCCGTCGGATCAGGGGACGGACCGTTCGTCGGACCAGCGGACAGACCAGCCGACTCCAGCGCGCCCCTGA
- a CDS encoding Gfo/Idh/MocA family protein has product MRVGCVGLGDIAQKAYLPVLMARPGLEPHLSTRTPATLQRVADTYRVPDAQRHADLDSLLAAGLDAAFVHAPTDAHADLVTRLIEAGVPTYVDKPLAYHLADSERIVRLAEERGVSLMVGFNRRYAPGYAQCLDHPRDLILLQKNRVGLAEDPRTLVLDDFIHVVDTLRFLAPGPVDHIDVRARIRDGLIHHVLLQLSGDGFTALGVMNRMSGSTEEVLEVSGQDTKRQVLNLAEVIDHKGQPRVRRRGDWVPVARQRGIEQITDAFLEAVRSGRRIGAEDALRTHELCERVVRGALESAGLSAGPTNGPSPDPTAGPSAV; this is encoded by the coding sequence ATGAGGGTCGGCTGCGTCGGGCTCGGCGACATCGCGCAGAAGGCGTATCTGCCCGTGCTCATGGCCCGCCCCGGCCTGGAGCCGCATCTGTCCACGCGCACCCCCGCCACCCTCCAGCGGGTCGCCGACACCTATCGCGTCCCGGACGCCCAGCGCCACGCCGACCTCGACTCGCTGCTCGCGGCCGGGCTCGACGCCGCCTTCGTGCACGCCCCGACCGACGCCCACGCCGACCTCGTCACCCGGCTGATCGAGGCCGGGGTGCCCACCTACGTCGACAAGCCGCTCGCGTACCACCTCGCCGACAGCGAGCGGATCGTGCGGCTCGCCGAGGAGCGCGGGGTGAGCCTGATGGTCGGCTTCAACCGGCGTTACGCGCCCGGCTACGCGCAGTGCCTGGACCATCCGCGCGATCTGATCCTGCTGCAGAAGAACCGCGTCGGCCTCGCCGAGGACCCGCGCACCCTGGTGCTGGACGACTTCATCCACGTCGTCGACACGCTGCGCTTCCTCGCGCCCGGGCCGGTCGACCACATCGATGTGCGCGCCAGGATCCGCGACGGGCTGATACACCATGTGCTGCTGCAACTGTCCGGGGACGGATTCACCGCGCTCGGCGTGATGAACCGGATGAGCGGCTCCACCGAGGAGGTCCTGGAGGTCTCCGGCCAGGACACCAAGCGGCAGGTGCTCAACCTCGCCGAGGTCATCGACCACAAGGGCCAGCCGAGAGTGCGCCGCCGGGGCGACTGGGTGCCGGTGGCGCGGCAGCGCGGGATCGAGCAGATCACCGACGCCTTCCTGGAGGCGGTGCGCTCCGGGCGGCGGATCGGCGCCGAGGACGCGCTGCGCACCCATGAGCTGTGCGAACGGGTCGTCAGGGGCGCGCTGGAGTCGGCTGGTCTGTCCGCTGGTCCGACGAACGGTCCGTCCCCTGATCCGACGGCCGGCCCGTCCGCCGTCTGA
- a CDS encoding FAD-dependent monooxygenase encodes MQQPRAVVIGAGVGGLTAAAALPRRGWSLTVLERAARLEPVGAGISLAPNAQRALDAIDLGDDVRALAAWRGGGGLRTPGGRWLSRMDSAATAERFGGPLVLLHRATLVDLLVSRLPEGVVRTGAPARLADPGGAGRPARVTTEDGAYEADLVIGADGIDSAVRRALFPDHPGPRYAGFTTWRVVIPAPDRPFEPHETWGRGRIWGTQPLEDGRVYAYAAAVAPPGGRAPDDERSELLRLYGDWHRPVPDVLAAAAPQDVLRHDIRYMAEPLPGYHRGRVALLGDAAHAMAPTMGQGGNQAIEDAVVLAHHLTPDTADPSAALAAYTRDRLPRTMDVVRRSARTARMVTLTSAPAVALRDTAIAAVGRLVPGLALRSFDGIADWSPPTRTYPSGGTAPSGAQRKA; translated from the coding sequence ATGCAGCAGCCCCGTGCCGTCGTCATCGGTGCCGGAGTCGGCGGGCTCACCGCCGCCGCGGCCCTGCCCCGCCGCGGCTGGTCCCTCACCGTCCTGGAGCGGGCCGCCCGCCTGGAGCCGGTCGGCGCCGGCATCTCGCTCGCCCCCAACGCCCAGCGCGCCCTGGATGCCATCGACCTCGGCGACGACGTTCGCGCGCTCGCCGCCTGGCGGGGCGGCGGCGGACTGCGCACCCCCGGCGGGCGCTGGCTCTCCCGGATGGACAGCGCGGCGACGGCCGAGCGCTTCGGCGGCCCGCTGGTCCTCCTCCACCGGGCCACCCTCGTCGACCTGCTCGTCTCCCGGCTCCCCGAGGGCGTGGTCCGCACCGGGGCCCCCGCCCGGCTGGCCGACCCCGGCGGCGCCGGCCGCCCGGCCCGGGTCACCACCGAGGACGGCGCGTACGAGGCGGACCTCGTCATCGGCGCCGACGGCATCGACTCGGCCGTCCGCCGCGCGCTCTTCCCCGACCACCCCGGGCCCCGCTACGCCGGATTCACCACCTGGCGTGTCGTCATCCCCGCGCCCGACCGGCCGTTCGAGCCCCATGAGACCTGGGGGAGGGGCCGGATCTGGGGCACCCAGCCACTTGAGGACGGCCGGGTCTACGCCTACGCGGCGGCCGTCGCCCCGCCCGGCGGCCGCGCCCCCGACGACGAGAGGTCCGAACTGCTGCGGCTCTACGGCGACTGGCACCGGCCGGTCCCCGACGTACTGGCCGCCGCCGCGCCTCAGGACGTGCTGCGCCATGACATCCGGTACATGGCCGAGCCCCTGCCCGGCTACCACCGGGGCCGGGTCGCCCTCCTCGGCGACGCCGCCCACGCGATGGCCCCCACGATGGGGCAGGGCGGCAACCAGGCCATCGAGGACGCCGTCGTCCTCGCCCACCATCTGACCCCCGACACCGCCGACCCCTCCGCCGCCCTGGCCGCCTACACCCGCGACCGGCTGCCCCGCACGATGGACGTGGTACGCCGCTCGGCGCGCACCGCCCGCATGGTCACCCTCACCAGCGCCCCGGCCGTCGCCCTCCGCGATACCGCGATCGCCGCCGTCGGCCGCCTCGTCCCCGGTCTGGCCCTCCGCTCCTTCGACGGCATCGCCGACTGGTCTCCGCCCACCCGCACGTATCCTTCCGGAGGCACGGCTCCTTCGGGGGCGCAGCGGAAGGCATGA
- a CDS encoding TetR/AcrR family transcriptional regulator, with translation MTADRTAASASAASVAAPAASAASRAELIADTALGLLAERGMRGLTHRAVDEAAGLPLGSTSNHARTRAALLKAAVRRLAQREAEVLTPEEMPRSAEAAPDGADPVAELADALSLALHRSLTAQRELLIARYELALEATRRPELREFYDATGRGFREPLEAMMTALGSTEPRRHARSLVAWCEGLMFSSAAGADHDAVPDRATLRTGFTELLRGMLNE, from the coding sequence ATGACCGCTGATCGAACCGCCGCCTCCGCATCGGCCGCATCCGTCGCCGCACCGGCCGCGTCCGCCGCCTCGCGTGCCGAGCTGATCGCCGACACCGCCCTGGGGCTGCTGGCCGAGCGCGGGATGCGGGGGCTGACGCACCGTGCGGTGGACGAGGCGGCCGGGCTGCCGCTCGGCTCGACCTCCAACCACGCCCGGACCCGCGCCGCCCTGCTCAAGGCGGCGGTCCGGCGGCTGGCCCAGCGGGAGGCGGAGGTACTGACGCCGGAGGAGATGCCGCGCTCCGCCGAGGCGGCGCCGGACGGCGCCGATCCGGTCGCCGAGCTGGCCGACGCGCTCTCGCTCGCCCTGCACCGCTCACTCACCGCCCAACGCGAGCTGCTGATCGCCCGCTACGAACTCGCCCTGGAGGCGACCCGCCGCCCCGAACTGCGGGAGTTCTACGACGCGACGGGGCGCGGCTTCCGGGAGCCGCTCGAGGCGATGATGACGGCGCTGGGCTCCACCGAGCCCCGGCGGCACGCGCGGTCGCTGGTCGCCTGGTGCGAGGGGCTGATGTTCAGCTCCGCCGCGGGCGCCGACCACGACGCCGTACCCGACCGCGCGACACTGCGCACCGGCTTCACGGAGCTGCTGCGCGGGATGCTGAACGAATAA
- a CDS encoding DinB family protein produces MTSTERHEAPRTADERTSLEGWLDFHRATLALKCEGLDDKQLREASAPPSELTLLGLVRHMAEVERSWFRRVFAHQDTPPIWYSEEDPDGEFHITDGDTAESAFAIWRDEIAKAKEAAAGHSLDDVVTRPGRGDYNLRWIYLHMIEEYARHNGHADLIRERIDGVTGE; encoded by the coding sequence ATGACGAGCACAGAACGCCATGAAGCGCCCCGGACCGCCGATGAACGCACCAGCCTGGAGGGGTGGCTGGACTTCCACCGCGCGACCCTCGCCCTCAAATGCGAGGGGCTGGACGACAAGCAACTGCGCGAGGCGTCGGCACCACCGTCCGAACTGACCCTGCTCGGCCTCGTACGGCATATGGCCGAGGTCGAGCGGAGCTGGTTCCGGCGGGTGTTCGCCCACCAGGACACGCCGCCGATCTGGTACAGCGAGGAGGACCCGGACGGGGAGTTCCACATCACCGACGGGGACACCGCGGAGAGTGCCTTCGCCATCTGGCGGGACGAGATCGCCAAGGCCAAGGAGGCCGCCGCGGGCCACTCCCTGGACGATGTCGTCACCCGTCCCGGCCGTGGGGACTACAACCTGCGCTGGATCTACCTGCACATGATCGAGGAGTACGCCCGCCACAACGGCCACGCCGACCTCATACGCGAACGGATCGACGGCGTCACCGGCGAATAG